The sequence CTCTATACATTTATCTACATCTTCATTTTGAGCAAATTTTTCTTCAGTTATTACTGCACCTGAAATAGTTCCTGGTAATCCATTAAATAACTCAATTAACGCCTCTTTTTCTACAAATGTTGCCATTTTTTCTCCTTTTTTATTTTTAATTATTTGCCATATATTTCATTAGGCTATAGTGATCTTTCCATAAACCAAACTTGGAATTAGCAGCAATCCCCTGAGCTTTGTTTACTTGGTGAGCTAAAGCCTTATCTTTTGTGTATTTGCCTTTTTTATAAGCCACTGCATATCCCTGTTTAGCGATTTCTATATTGTAATTCCAACCATCATTACGATATATTACGCATAAATTTCTTTCATATCTATCTTTGTGGCAGCCTTTGCAAACTCCTCTCGATTTTTTGCCTGGTATAAATCTTTAATATCTAAAAGTTTTCCCGCTGGCTGAGATAATAATTTAGCATTTCTTCCAATATAATCTATGCTTTTAAGAGCTTTTTCTATAAATTTGCTTTTTTCGACTTGATCTAAGACTTTTAATTCAGGAATTTTATTATTTTTAACATTATTTAGAAAATCATCTTTCATATACTTTGTATTTTGGTCGATAAGGTTATGGGTTTGTTCTTCAAATGCTTTAACCATTCCGCCCAATGCGTTTTCAGCTGTTCCATAAGAGCTTTTATCATCTTTTTTATCACTAGTTTTAAGCTTATTTGAATTTACTATGACTGTAATTCCATCACTTTCGTAGGAATATCCTACACCACCTGTATTGTTCAAATCAATATTTTTCATTTTCTATCCTTTTTATATAACCATATAATATCTTAAAACCCAAATAAACCCTATAAACACACAAAATAGTAAAAATAGTTTTAATTTCAGTCTTTTTATATTTAGTTTGGTGCAGAAATTTAGACGGATTATAAAAAATAAAATAAAGATATTAATTAAAATAACATAAGCTAAAAAATTTGCCATCAAAATAACCGTAATCTTTCCACCTCGTAAAATATCAGCTATTTTTGTTACATCACTAGCTGGTCCTCTTATTGCATACATTCCATTCGTCAAAGTTTCTCCAGTATAAATATCATACACAAAAAAATATAAAAAAATCATGATAAAAAGACTTAGTAATGTAGCATATACAGGACTGTCTTTTGCATTTCTATTTGAAGTTTCGTATAAATTATCAGTTCCGAAAATATATAAAAATGTTTTATAAATATAAATAGGAAAAATTATAATAAAAACTAATGTCATATATGAGAAATAAAATACTATATTCCAAGGTGCTTGCCACAGCATAAGCTCTTTGATGAGTGGAACAAAAGAAGCCATAAACTTACAAAAATAAAATAAAAACGGAAGCCTATCCAAGATATCAACTGGTATCAAATAAACAGTCAAAGAAAATACCATATAACCAATAACTATAAAACTCATATAGTTTTTATTTGGAACTTTACCTTTTTTAGCAATGTTTATTAGCTTATCACCAAATTTTGTTTGCATTTAAAATCCTAAGTTATATTTTTTATTATTCCGGTACCTTTTTCTATAGCCTTACTCGCTTCCTCTACCTCTTTTTCAATATCTGGAAAATATTTATCAGACATATTTATCTCCTTTTAATAATTCTAAAATTTCATCTCTTTTGTGTTCTTTGGTATAAGATATAAGTTTTTCTAAAAATTCTTTATCGCACTCTAAAAGTCCATTTTCTATAAATAGTTTGATACACTCTATATCGTTTGTAAAAACTAAAAATTTAGTCACTATTTCTAGTTCTTTCTTATTAAAATAAGAAATTTTATGATATTTAAATAGTTTATTTGCTCTTGATATCACATCGTTTCTTAAAATTTGATATTTTTTGGAATTTATGGTTTGAAGCATTTGAGTGTCTGGTGTGATGTCTGGCTTAAATTTTACTAATTGTATCAAACCAACAAAGTCCCAAAAAAGATAATTAGCGACATTTATATTTTTACTTAAAAGATAGTCAAATATTTTTTCGTTTTCGGTTGCTGAGATTAAGACATATGGAAGCCCTCTATTATTACCAAAATTAATATCTGCACCATATTTAACAAGTGTATCTAATAAATAAATCTTATATTCATGTTTCGTAGGTAGTAAAACAACCGTTTGTAATGGTGTCATTATCTCATCTTCTACAAAATTTAAATCCAACCCGTAGCTACTAAAAATTTCAATATATTTTTCAAAAACATTGTCAAACTCAGATAAACCAAATTTACTCATTGAATAAACAATCAATAGTTTAAATATAGGTCTATTACCATAACTATCAGCGGTATTTACTAAAGCTGGATTTTTATCAAGCATTGATTTTATTTTTTCATAATCATCAGCCATAATAGCTTCATTTAAAATTTCTACTTGTTTGGCTAAATTCTGCTCTTGTAGTGTTGTGTTGTTATCTTTCATCGTATTTGAAAAACCAAAACTTAGTATAAGAGATAAAAAGAGTATTATTTTAAAAATTTGTTTCATTAATATGCCTTTTATTTGAATTTACTATTTTCATTTTGAAATTTTATGCCACAAATTTATAACTACTGAAATTATAAATCTTTTTGGTTGCTAATTGATTACTTTGCTCTTCTTCTTGTTTCTTTTTTAGTTCGTCTAGTTCTTTTTGCAAGTCCTCTGATAATTTTTTAATAGTTTCGCTATCTGGGTTTTCCTCAAGGTAGTCTTCCAA is a genomic window of Campylobacter blaseri containing:
- a CDS encoding thermonuclease family protein, with protein sequence MPGKKSRGVCKGCHKDRYERNLCVIYRNDGWNYNIEIAKQGYAVAYKKGKYTKDKALAHQVNKAQGIAANSKFGLWKDHYSLMKYMANN